In the Orcinus orca chromosome 19, mOrcOrc1.1, whole genome shotgun sequence genome, CAAGCTATCTACAATTGTGCACTTCCAGAGGTTCAAAGACTGTAAGGAAACGTCCCCTGGGGCTGTCATACAAATTCTCAGCATTCAATGTTGACTAACTGAATGAATCTTGTCACAGTTACCAAAGGGGCTTCCTTTAGAACACCTAGTTATTAAGTAGGATGGGGAAGGAGTTTCAAAATACCAGCATTAGGAAATTCACATAATTAGGACTTGTGTTTCTTACAATTACTAAGAGACCTTGCTGTTCACCAAAGCTCTCACCCAGACAAGAGTCTGAAGATCAAAGACATTCTCTAGATTCTAGGAAAGCACAGACAAGGAGTACATCTAAATTTCCATGGATTTCAATTCACTTGCTCTTCTCTAAGCAATTTTCTCCATCTCCAGGGTCGGAGAACTCTCACAACAAATGTGCTGAGGGCTTAGGTTCTTGAGGCGACAGCAAGGTGAGCGGGAGCAGCACTGTTTCAGTTGGCTGCTCTGTTGCCCTCTGAACACTCTCCTCGCTCATCCCTCTTCTGCCTCTCACCTCATCACACCTGCATCTCTTCCCACACCTTTGGTGAACACCTCTCACCGTCAGCTTCCCAGGCCTCTCTGTCCTCTTGCCTTTCAGCAGGTCCCGAACACCTGTCTGGTCTCTTCTGGGACACGCATAGCCACCTAGACGAGCCGGCTTCTCACCAGTGCTACCTCCGTCCGCGTTAGCATCGCCGCCCACCTACCCCTCTATTCCCATATCCCTCGGGGCGCGGCCCCAGCTGTTCACCTGGTCCTCGCCCCGCAACCGTGGCCGGTCCCCCGGCATCCCGTCGCCATCATCGCTGGTGGGGTCCTCTGGGCTCCCGCAACCCAGGACGTGAGGGCAGCCGCGGAAGGCAAAGTCCTCGAGCTCGCTCAGGAGGCGCTGCTGCTCCGCCGGCGCCCCGCGCACCACCTGCCGCAGGCGGAACTGCACCTGCGCGAAATGCGAGGACAGCGCGAGCAGCGCCGAGTCCAGCCGCCGCCGCTCGGCCCGCAGCCGCCGCAGCGTCCGGCCCGGCGAGTCCGGTGGGGAGCCCGGGGCCGCTCCGGGCTCCTCGGCCGCCGCCTCTTCCGAGAACGCCGCCGCCCCGGgcccggcctctgccaccgcccccaccggcgcccagcgcACTGCCTCGCACGGCGGAAGcgactcctcttcctcttcttcgtCCTTCGCCTTTGGTCCAACGGCCGCTACCCCCGTTACCGGTTCAGCAGCCGCTTCGAGAGCCgccatgtttcaggaaacgccgcCGGACGTCAGCCGCGCCCCCCGCTGCCATGGCAACGGCGCGCTGGCAGGGAAACCCAGAGGAGCGGATGGGCGGGGCCCAGACGTCACCTAGTTCAGACGTCATCCAGGGCCGGCCTTCCCTCGGGACTTAATTCTGgccagtagttttttttttttttttttaattgagcgcCTGCTGTGTGTCGGACACTGAGTGTGCTAAGCATTGGAGAAACAGGCGAATGAAGTCGGGACAAGCCCTTCCATGTGTATCGACCTCTAATCCCGGCGGGCGGGTCGTCTATTCCTAACGTGTGTATTTCTGGAGACCCCAAGATGTGAAGGGCTGCAGGGACTATGCTCTCCCAGAGTCTCTTCGGAGTGCGGATCCCTTGGCCTAGGCCACGTTCCCACTTCTTCTAAACCCTTTCCCCAACCATGTAAGGAGAGGCAGCTGCTGGGGGCGTCCCCAGGATCTAAAGATAGCGGCCCCTGCCTCGGATTCCAAACGCCTCGGGGCAGCGGGAGCCGCCATGGCACGGTAAGTGCTTCTGGTTGCCTTTTTCCCTAGAGATTCCTTTCCCCACGTTTTCTGGGCGCTCCAGGTTCTGCGAGGTCCCATGGGAACCCCGGACCCCAGGTCTCTGTATCCTTGGGGTGCTGAGGGGAAGTGTGGCCTGAATGTTCTCCATAACTCCCTACCTCTCTACTCTCGCACTTTCGGTTCTCCTCAGGTTCATCTTCACCGCACACCCCAGTCTCGTCACTCCCCTTCCACCCCCTTCTGTCTTATTTAGCTCCGCTTTGACCGTGCTGTAGCATAAAACGTCCCTGTATTTTCCCCAACCTTTCCCAAATGCCCTCAGTCTTCCCTCTCGCACCCCTATGAAGCCCCACCTCAACTCCTCTTCAGGCAGCATGCTCGGACCCTGTGGTACGACAGGCCCAAGTATGTGTTCATGGAGTTTTGTGTTGAGGACAGCACCGATGTCCATGTGCTCATCGAAGACCACCGCATTGTGTTCAGgtaatcccctccccctccactgctGCCAGGGCCTGGCTTCTTGGGAACCTTTCCCTTCTCCTAATGCCCCCACACTCCACACTCAGCCTCCTCGTCTCCTTAGCTGCATTGTCTCCTCAGCTGCAAGAATGCCGATGGAATGGAGTTTTATAATGAGATTGAGTTCTATGCCAAGGTGAACTGCAAGgtaagggtggggtggggcagtaAGGGCTGGATGGGAAGGCTGCTTGGGAAATGGAGATTCATTCTAAACCTCAGACCCTAAGAATGATGCTCTTTATCTGGCAGGACTCACGAGATAAGCGCTCTGGCCGCTCCATTACTTGCTTTGTGAGGAAATGGAAGGAGAAGGTGGCCTGGCCCCGACTCACTAAGGAGGATATCAAGGTGGGTGTGCGGGAAGTGGCCGCTTTTTCTCCTGTGCTCTCTATCTGTGTACCCAGGTTGACAAGTTGGGTCTGGGACTCACCCTTGGCTCCTTTCCCACCAACATTCAGTTACTCACCAGGTCCTGCCTATTTGACCTCTTAAATAGAATCCATGATTTAATCTCTTCCTAATTCAGGCCTTATCCATTACTGGGTGAGGTTTGTTGCATATTTTCAGCACCACCCTCAATCCATCCTCTGCATTCCTCGCAGCATGGTCTGTTTAAAACacacatttggggcttccctggtggcgcagtggttgagagtccgcctgccgatgcaggggacacgggttcgtgccccggtctgggaagattccacatgccgcggagcggctaggcccgtgagccatggccactgagcctgcgcgtccggagcctgtgctctgcaacggcagaggccacaacagtgagaggcccgcacaccgcaaaaaaaaaaacaataaaacacacaTTTGACCCTGTCACTTTTCCTCTTAAGACCCTCCAGTGGCTTCTTTTCCCCTAAAAGTTGAAAATTGGCTGCATGCTGGCTGGATCTGCCTCTCAAATTTGTTTTAGCAGTCTTCAaagtgttaaaaattattttgatgggctactgacatttaaaaatgtggaGATTTCAGAcatccctgatggctcagtggttaagaatccacctgccaatgcaggggacatgggttggagccctggtcctaGAAGATCCCACTtcccgtggagcaactaagcctgtgggccacgactactgagcctgcgctctagagaccgtgagccacaactacagagcccacatgccacaactactgaagcctagagcccgcgcaccgcaacaaagagtagcccctgcttgccgcaactagagaaagcctgcacgcagcaacaaagacccaaggcagccattaattaattaattaattcattcattatttaaaatgtggagATTTCACCTTTCAGCCGGAACCGCCATTTTccagtaactcaccaaaatgaccaacacaaagggaaagaggaggccaCCCACTATATGTTCCCTAGGCCTTTTAAAAAACATGGAGTTGTTCCTTCCATGTGAATCTACAAGAAAGGTGGTATTGTAGATATCAAGCGAATGGGCTCTGTTCAAAAAGGAATGCCCCACAAATGTTACCATGGCAAAATTGCAAGTTTACAGCATTACCCAGCATGCTGTTGGCATCACTGTAAACAAACAAGTTAAGGGCAAGATTATTGCCAAGAGAATTAATGTGCATATTTAGCATATTAAGCACTTTGAGAGCCGAGATAGTTTCCTGAAATGTGTGaaggaaaatgatcagaaaaagaaggaagccaaAGAGAATGGTACTTGGGTTCAGCTGAAGCACCAGCCTGCTCCACCCAGAGAAGCACACTTCATGAGAACCAAGGGAAAGGAGCCTGAACTGTTGGAACCCATTCCCTATGAATTCATGGCATGAtagctataaagaaaataaaagatctagatggtaaaaatgaataaatacataaataaaaatttttaaaaaaaagtagagattTCACCTAAAAATCCAGATTCTCAGCTTCTCTTGGAAACTGGAGACTCTGGCCACGCTGGTCTAAATTCCCAAATGCCTAGAGTTGGAGCTTGAAATGGGGCATGCATTCCACTTCACTTCACTCCTTTTCGTTATCTCCCTGACACTCTCAGGCATTTGAACTTGTAGCTTCTGCCATTTGGGTTAGAGTCTAAGGACCATAGCATGGTGTATAAGCTGATGACTTGgctgttctttccttctgcagcCTCATACCCCTTTACTCTCTGCCTCAAATGCCACATTCCAGCCACAGCAAACTGCTTGCAGCTGTCTTCCACACACCAGGCTATTATGCACCTCAATACCTTTGCTCAAGCTATGGCTTCTTCCTGGAAAGTCTCCATCACCACTACCTTTGCCCACCTAACCcctgctcatccttcaaggccctgCTACTCCAAGAAGGCTGGCTTCCTATAATATCCCCTACAGAACCCACCGTCACACTTTCCACACTGTATTATAATGATTTATTTACATTTCCCTTCCctacttgcttctttttttaaaaataaatttatttacttattttggctgcattgggtcttcattgctgcgcgcgggctttctctagttgtggcgagcggttctttgttgcggtgcgcgggcttctcatcgcagtggcttctcttgttgcagagcacaggctctaggcgcacgggcttcagtagttgtggcactcgggcttagctgctccgtggcatgtgggatcttcccggaccagggctcgaacccgtgtcccctgcactggcaggcggattcttaaccactgcaccaccagggaagtcccctacttgcttctttttttttttttgtggtatgcgtgCCTCTctctattgtggcctctcccattgcggagcacaggctccggacgcgcaggctcagcggccatggctcacaggcccagccgctccgcggcatgtgggatcttcccggaccggggcacgaacccatgtcccctgcatcggcaggcggactctcaaccactgcgccaccagggaagcccccctacttGCTTCTTGATGGCTGAGACTGTGtagtgaacattttaaaaatcccagtgcCAACCAcagtatgtgttcaataaatacctgttaaATGATCGAGTAAATAACTTCTTTCCCTGTCTAAATGTGGGAACTTGGAATATGGGCCTTAAAGGGTTGTCCCTGATTCCAGGGAATGCTGCTTGGTTGACTCCTAGGATGCTTTATGATACAGTTATCTTTCTAGATGTGTTATCTTTCTAGTCAGCTGGCTCCTGGAGGACAGAGTTTCTATGCTTTTCCATCCCCTACAATGCCTGGCATTGTGCTTGGCACTTAGTAAGTTCTTGGTAAatctttgctgctgctgctgctgctgacgtGGCAGCCTGGAGGGGGGTTAACTAAAGGGGTGCTGTTGGGAAGATGATACCCCCATTGACCCTCTTTTCCCCAAGCATGCtcccacacacatacccacactcATCTATGCACTTCTGCTGCTGCCTTCCTGGcctgtgactctctgtgctttcctcCTGCAGCCAGTGTGGTTGTCTGTGGATTTTGATAACTGGAGAGACTGGGAAGGGGATGAAGAAGTGGAGCTGGCTCAGGTGGACCATTATGCAGAGGTAATGCTGTTTTCTGCCTATCTCAATCATTCTCTGTGACTCTCTGCACACATTGCTTTGGAGGCTTGTCGTCAGGGCTAGGCAGAGGGATATGATCTCCCCAGGCAGGTTGCTCAATGGTTTGATAGTCTTTATGTTTTGTGCAATGTTTATTTAGTAGGGATGAGAGAAGTGAATATTGCTAGTGAAATTGTATACATAGATTCATTCACTGTTTAGAGTAGAGCCTGTGTTCCGAACAAGTTTGGGAAAAGCTTTTCCTACTTTTCTGTAATTCttgttctctcttttgttttctttgtgtatgtgtgtgtgtgtttcctgagCCAGATAGCTTCATGGGAAGCTCAAACTACGCAGTATAAAAATTCACATCACAAAATAAATCACCAATCCCCAATAAATTGCACCGTGCTATACGATATTTGGTTTCCGAATTTCAGCTGTTTATTCAAGTTGTAAAAACACTAATAGTAACCCGGATTAGTAAGGAGGTGTGTGTgtctaaattt is a window encoding:
- the LOC101288778 gene encoding putative protein PTGES3L isoform X5, encoding MARQHARTLWYDRPKYVFMEFCVEDSTDVHVLIEDHRIVFSCKNADGMEFYNEIEFYAKVNCKDSRDKRSGRSITCFVRKWKEKVAWPRLTKEDIKPVWLSVDFDNWRDWEGDEEVELAQVDHYAELLEKVRTKRPPPAMDDLDDDSDSADATSN
- the LOC101288778 gene encoding putative protein PTGES3L isoform X6, coding for MEFCVEDSTDVHVLIEDHRIVFSCKNADGMEFYNEIEFYAKVNCKDSRDKRSGRSITCFVRKWKEKVAWPRLTKEDIKPVWLSVDFDNWRDWEGDEEVELAQVDHYAELLEKVRTKRPPPAMDDLDDDSDSADATSN